One Megalopta genalis isolate 19385.01 chromosome 5, iyMegGena1_principal, whole genome shotgun sequence DNA window includes the following coding sequences:
- the Y-f gene encoding yellow-f: MRCFFLIAFLAVARGHDFETLYSWNMVDFNFPSDSFRDELLSKGDYIPENNMPLGMHLWNDKIFITIPRWKKGVAANLNVISKNDESQSPKLTPYPNWETNDVHSPDSIISTFRVRSDACGRLWGIDTGIDGILENTTVVSPVRIFVIDLMTDKVIRTYPLKDAHQTPNSFFVDLAVESDPDNCDDTHVYISDIGGYGLVVYSWAKNDSWRVSHNYFHFDPIHCSFNVSGFSFQWTDGVFGLSLSPKRSDGDRTLYFHAMCGITEFSVPTSVLRDDKTRRYEDYFAYKIEGTKGLNTQGPSSLIDPKTGIDYFTQVSKNGVACWDTNVPLNPDTFINVAQDNTTLVFPNDLSIDCMENKLYVLSDNLPQLVFSQFDTRERNFFLTVAPLDKLTESCKKVN; the protein is encoded by the exons GGCAGTAGCCAGGGGCCACGACTTCGAGACGCTGTACTCATGGAACATGGTCGATTTCAATTTTCCAAGCGACAGTTTTCGAGACGAGTTGCTGTCCAAGGGTGACTACATCCCGGAGAACAATATGCCCCTCGGAATGCATTTGTGGAACGACAAGATCTTCATCACTATACCACGATGGAAGAAGGGTGTGGCGGCTAATTTAAACGTTATCTCGAAGAACGACGAATCGC AATCTCCAAAATTAACTCCGTACCCTAATTGGGAGACAAATGACGTGCATTCGCCGGATAGCATAATCAGCACTTTCCGCGTAAGGTCGGACGCCTGTGGTCGACTTTGGGGTATCGATACCGGAATCGATGGTATTCTAGAAAACACCACTGTCGTCAGCCCTGTTcgaattttcgtcatcgatttGATGACGGACAAG GTAATTCGAACGTATCCACTAAAGGATGCCCATCAAACGCCCAATTCCTTCTTCGTCGATTTGGCAGTAGAATCCGATCCAGACAATTGCGACGACACTCACGTCTATATTTCTGATATCGGCGGTTATGGATTGGTGGTCTATAGTTGGGCTAAGAACGATTCCTGGCGAGTCAGCCAcaattatttccatttcgaTCCAATTCACT GTAGCTTTAATGTCAGCGGCTTCAGCTTCCAATGGACGGACGGCGTATTTGGATTGTCTCTGTCTCCGAAACGTAGCGACGGCGACAGAACTCTGTACTTCCATGCGATGTGCGGCATCACCGAATTCTCAGTGCCCACGAGTGTCTTGCGAGACGACAAGACGAGGAGGTACGAGGACTATTTCGCATACAAGATCGAAGGTACTAAGGGACTGAACACGCAGGGACCTTCGTCCTTGATCGATCCGAAAACTGGCATCGACTATTTCACTCAAGTCAGTAAAAATGGAGTCGCCTGCTGGGACACCAATGTACCATTGAATCCGGACACGTTTA TCAATGTGGCACAAGATAATACAACGTTGGTATTCCCGAACGATTTATCCATCGATTGCATGGAAAACAAATTGTACGTGCTGTCCGATAATTTGCCGCAGCTGGTGTTCTCGCAGTTCGACACGCGGGAACGTAACTTCTTCTTGACGGTGGCTCCGCTCGATAAATTAACAGAATCGTGCAAGAAAGTAAATTAA